A genome region from Coffea arabica cultivar ET-39 chromosome 7e, Coffea Arabica ET-39 HiFi, whole genome shotgun sequence includes the following:
- the LOC140003859 gene encoding uncharacterized protein isoform X1, with protein sequence MGDTGVGCIGGRRGRKVFDCSDEGRLRGLSIDCQTEEKKQAAADVLFHYSKFVMACIGNQVRPCDLRLHLMKEVSGLPTKLKKESARMATSPDAVGESSSSGTSRLDKTESFRAL encoded by the exons ATGGGTGACACTGGGGTTGGATGCATAggtggaagaagaggaagaaaggtGTTCGATTGCAGCGATGAGGGAAGACTACGAG GTTTGAGTATTGATTGCCAGACTGAAGAAAAGAAGCAAGCTGCTGCTGATGTTCTGTTTCATTATTCCAAATTTGTTATGGCGTGTATTGGGAACCAAGTTCGACCCTGTGACTTGAGATTGCATTTGATGAAG GAGGTTTCAGGGTTGCCCACAAAACTAAAGAAGGAGTCAGCTCGTATGGCCACTTCCCCTGATGCAGTGGGAGAGTCATCCAGTTCTGGCACTTCCAGGCTTGACAAAACAGAGAGTTTTAGAGCACTGTAG
- the LOC140003859 gene encoding uncharacterized protein isoform X2 — protein MREDYETEEKKQAAADVLFHYSKFVMACIGNQVRPCDLRLHLMKEVSGLPTKLKKESARMATSPDAVGESSSSGTSRLDKTESFRAL, from the exons ATGAGGGAAGACTACGAG ACTGAAGAAAAGAAGCAAGCTGCTGCTGATGTTCTGTTTCATTATTCCAAATTTGTTATGGCGTGTATTGGGAACCAAGTTCGACCCTGTGACTTGAGATTGCATTTGATGAAG GAGGTTTCAGGGTTGCCCACAAAACTAAAGAAGGAGTCAGCTCGTATGGCCACTTCCCCTGATGCAGTGGGAGAGTCATCCAGTTCTGGCACTTCCAGGCTTGACAAAACAGAGAGTTTTAGAGCACTGTAG
- the LOC113700411 gene encoding protein POLLENLESS 3-LIKE 2-like — translation MLQDMWNAPPGFRPTKSAPSSPAKPLGVSRTRSESFHVAHKVPVGDTPYVRAKNVQLVDKDPEKAIPLFWAAINAGDRVDSALKDMAIVMKQQNRAEEAIEAIKSLRSRCSDQAQEALDNILLDLYKRCGRLDDQIGLLRHKLYLIQQGMAFNGKRTKTARSQGKKFQVSVDQEATRLLGNLGWALMQQNNYIEAEDAYRRALLIAPDNNKMCNLGICLMKQGRIAEAKENLRRVKPAVADGPRGIDSHLKAYERAQQMLRDLESEMMNKGGDRVEQSKLFDAFLGSSAIWQPQPCKEQSNVSTADSSNHHRDEYADENISSNLIQNQMVPPVQKNVKSSVVYGNSLNIDAPPFYFSKSSKDPIGTQFPETLKRTRSGNAANSARAKTMGELMMISSLEPEQKVRKQSISPEKDSDRLADLLPDSKDFEEAILAAVLGSGDESGKFLESRNDAGVSQQKVDKRLKVFQDITLSLSPRA, via the exons ATGTTGCAAGATATGTGGAATGCACCTCCTGGATTCAGACCCACGAAATCCGCTCCTTCATCTCCTGCTAAGCCTCTCGGGGTCTCCAGAACTCGCTCTGAATCCTTCCATGTCGCTCACAAAGTCCCAGTGGGTGACACCCCTTACGTCAGAGCCAAAAATGTCCAA TTAGTGGATAAGGATCCAGAAAAAGCCATACCATTATTTTGGGCAGCCATTAATGCTGGAGATAGAGTAGATAGTGCTTTGAAAGATATGGCAATTGTAATGAAGCAGCAGAATAGGGCAGAAGAAGCTATTGAAGCTATTAAGTCACTGAGAAGTCGGTGTTCTGATCAAGCTCAAGAGGCTCTCGACAACATCTTGTTAGACCTCTACAAG AGATGTGGGAGATTGGATGACCAGATAGGATTGTTAAGGCATAAGTTATACTTAATTCAACAAGGAATGGCCTTTAACGGGAAGCGCACAAAGACAGCAAGATCTCAAGGGAAGAAATTTCAGGTGTCTGTTGACCAAGAAGCCACCCGATTACTG GGGAACCTGGGATGGGCATTAATGCAGCAAAACAACTATATTGAAGCTGAAGATGCTTACCGGAGGGCATTATTGATTGCACCGGACAATAATAAGATGTGCAATTTGGGCATCTGTTTAATGAAACAAGGGAGAATAGCTGAGGCCAAAGAGAATCTCAGGAGAGTCAAACCAGCAGTGGCTGATGGCCCTAGAGGCATCGATTCACATCTTAAGGCTTATGAGAGAGCTCAGCAAATGCTCCGGGATCTTGAGTCTGAGATGATGAATAAAGGTGGAGATAGGGTAGAACAGAGCAAGTTGTTTGATGCATTCCTGGGTTCTTCAGCAATCTGGCAGCCTCAGCCTTGTAAAGAGCAGAGCAATGTGTCGACTGCAGATTCTTCTAATCACCACCGGGACGAATATGCTGATGAGAATATCAGTTCTAACCTAATACAGAACCAAATGGTTCCTCCTGTACAGAAAAATGTCAAATCAAGTGTTGTTTATGGGAATTCACTCAACATTGATGCACCgccattttatttttcaaaatcttcCAAGGATCCAATCGGTACTCAGTTTCCAGAAACACTCAAGAGAACAAGATCTGGAAATGCTGCTAACTCGGCTAGAGCAAAGACAATGGGAGAGTTGATGATGATATCATCCCTAGAGCCAGAACAAAAGGTCCGAAAGCAATCAATTTCGCCAGAGAAAGATTCCGATAGGCTGGCAGATTTGCTACCAGATAGCAAGGACTTTGAAGAGGCAATACTAGCCGCGGTATTAGGTTCAGGCGATGAGTCTGGGAAATTTTTGGAATCCAGGAATGATGCAGGAGTATCTCAGCAAAAGGTTGATAAAAGGTTGAAGGTCTTTCAGGACATCACGCTGTCTTTGAGTCCAAGGGCTTAA